In Trichocoleus desertorum NBK24, the following are encoded in one genomic region:
- the psb29 gene encoding photosystem II biogenesis protein Psp29, translating to MKLLIPSMLPVNNVRTVSDTKRSFYTVHTRPINSIYRRVVEELMVEMHLLSVNVDFHYDPIYALGVVSSFDRFMQGYRPEQDRASIFNAICQALGSDPQKYRQDAEQLQALATQVSPQQLISPTGELSSLPGGQMLQETLQAIATQPNFKYSRLFAIGLFTFLETADPELVKDEKQRTEFLKQAGTQLHLPEDKVQKDLELYRSNLEKMAQAQAAMEDILIADRKQREQRAQAKSETAIPSDAPKDEAPSA from the coding sequence ATACGGTTCACACCCGTCCCATCAACTCCATTTACCGACGGGTGGTGGAAGAGTTGATGGTAGAAATGCACTTGCTTTCGGTCAATGTTGACTTTCATTACGACCCTATCTACGCGCTAGGAGTTGTGTCCTCTTTTGACCGTTTTATGCAAGGCTATCGCCCAGAGCAAGATAGAGCCTCAATTTTTAATGCCATTTGTCAGGCTTTAGGATCTGATCCTCAAAAGTATCGTCAAGATGCTGAGCAGTTACAAGCATTGGCGACTCAAGTGTCTCCGCAACAACTAATTTCGCCCACTGGAGAACTCTCTAGTCTACCAGGCGGCCAGATGCTTCAGGAAACCCTACAAGCGATCGCCACCCAGCCCAACTTCAAATACAGCCGCTTATTTGCGATCGGTTTATTTACCTTCCTGGAAACCGCTGATCCAGAACTGGTTAAAGATGAAAAACAGCGAACTGAGTTCTTAAAGCAAGCGGGTACCCAGTTACACCTACCAGAAGATAAAGTCCAAAAAGATTTGGAACTCTATCGCAGCAATCTAGAAAAAATGGCTCAAGCTCAAGCCGCGATGGAAGATATCCTCATCGCTGATCGCAAACAGCGGGAGCAACGGGCGCAGGCAAAGAGCGAAACCGCGATCCCTTCCGATGCGCCTAAAGACGAAGCTCCCTCCGCTTAG